In Pseudomonas saudiphocaensis, one DNA window encodes the following:
- a CDS encoding Nif3-like dinuclear metal center hexameric protein — translation MAIALATLVAETDRYLNVTKIPDYCPNGLQVEGRSEVRRIVSGVTASQALLDAAVAAEADAVLVHHGYFWKNEDARIVGMKQRRLKTLLNHDISLLAYHLPLDVHEEVGNNVQLARLLGLTIEELLEPDNPKTVGLVGSLATPLTPAEFARLVQEKLQREPLVVEGNGLISRVGWCTGGAQGYIDKAVAAGVDAYLTGEISEPTVHSARENGLSFFAAGHHATERYGVQALGEYLARRFDIEHIFIDCPNPA, via the coding sequence ATGGCAATTGCACTGGCCACGCTGGTCGCTGAGACCGATCGCTACCTGAACGTGACAAAAATACCCGACTACTGCCCCAACGGTCTGCAGGTCGAGGGTCGGTCCGAGGTGCGCCGTATCGTCAGTGGTGTGACCGCCAGCCAGGCGCTGCTCGATGCTGCGGTAGCGGCAGAGGCGGATGCAGTGCTGGTGCATCATGGCTATTTCTGGAAAAACGAAGACGCCCGCATCGTGGGGATGAAGCAGCGGCGCCTGAAAACCCTGCTTAACCATGATATTAGCCTGCTCGCCTATCACCTGCCCCTAGATGTGCACGAAGAAGTCGGCAACAACGTGCAACTGGCGCGGCTGCTGGGCCTGACCATCGAAGAGCTGCTGGAGCCGGACAACCCGAAAACTGTCGGTTTGGTCGGTTCACTGGCAACGCCGCTGACGCCTGCCGAGTTCGCCCGGCTGGTGCAGGAAAAGCTCCAGCGTGAGCCGCTGGTGGTTGAAGGCAACGGCCTGATCAGTCGTGTCGGCTGGTGTACCGGTGGTGCTCAGGGCTACATCGACAAGGCTGTGGCAGCAGGCGTGGATGCCTATCTGACAGGGGAAATCTCCGAACCCACCGTGCACAGCGCGCGCGAGAATGGCCTGAGTTTTTTTGCCGCCGGCCATCATGCCACCGAGCGGTATGGGGTTCAGGCGCTCGGCGAATACCTGGCGCGTCGTTTCGATATCGAACACATTTTCATTGACTGTCCCAACCCGGCCTGA